The nucleotide sequence TTCAGAAAACAAGTAGTGATAATTTGGATGGTAAACAATTTATCTGAATAGATTTGGCTCCTGAGTTTGTAAGGCCAAGGACTTCCTTACAGGATGTTTCAGACAGTGAATGAACCTCTTACATATGAAATTAATATGCAAACATGGCCTGTCATGTAGTAAGCACTCAATCAGTGTGAACTGTTTATATTCTATTGTTACTTCTCTATAATCAGAAGAGATCATGCAGCTAGGAACTTGAGGCAGATTTTTTTGGACAGTTATTGGAGGTTAAGGTCCCTCACTTGCACAACCCTTTTTAAGAGCTATAGCTCATTTCATATAAAATGTTGTACTCTTTTATCTGGAGAGAGCCCCTGAAACTGGACCCACTCCCATGACGCAGAAAAGAGCTAGGTTAGCCCATATCTCTTCCTCACCAGATCTTGAGCAATGTGAGGGCAGAGGCTGGGCCTGACCCTATCTGGGCTGCATCCCTGGTGGTGAGACACCCAGCAGGTGCTCAGAGCGCTTTGAGTGATGAAAAACCAAGTCTTTAGGGGCTGTACCTTGGAAGGACACTGGGTCTCAGAAGTGTGTCATTGTTGCTAAGAGCCACAATCACACATATATTTTGAGGAGGCAGCAGTAGGCAGACACATTTGTCGTGAGCAGACATGGTACTTACTCACCAGGGAGAGGTGTCCCATTGGCCATTAGGGTCAACTGGTCAGCGATGGCTTTGGTTCGGGAATAGTGGTCCATGTGCTGCCGGAGGACAGGGGGAACAGAGCCACCAGACAGGTCAGCAGTGCTGTTGGCAGCGcctgcccagcccagcctggccCAGTGCTGCACCTTCCTGTCTGATCATGCAGGTGTGGATTCAGGGGACTCTTGCTGGGATGTGACCAAGCCATGAATGCCATGGCCCTTGCCCTCCCCTGGGAGAGGACAGTATGTCACCTTCCAGAGTCACAGAGACAAAGGAGCACTGGACTCAGAGCTGTAAGTCAAACATGGCACCTTGATTCAGGTGTCTGTCAGCCCCCAGTGCCTGCCCTGCAACACTGATGCTGGACTTGCAGACATGCATTGGACAAGCTACTCATGTCATTCTTTAGTGTTCCCATGGTGTTTTCACAACCATTGTCTCATTTCCTGCTCTCCACAACTCCCCTTGATGGTGTTGTCTTGCCCATATGAAGAAATAGAGTCTGACAGTGTGAAATGACTTGCTTATGGTCACAGGTGGAAAGAGACCAGGCTGAAGGCTCAAGGCCAGGTCTGTCTGATTTCAAAGCCCCCTGTGGGCATGGAAAGCTAAATCAGAAGCAGGTTCATGCCATCCAGCTTGGGGACCCTTCCTGATGgaccctgaggtgtgaggtggacCCTGGTTTCACCCACCCCTGCCCTTTGGGCTATTGGTCCCAAGCTCTCTGGACCCACCCACTTCTCCTGGAAGCTGGGTACCTTGTCCAGGGGCAGGTATGGCACAGAATCCTCATCGCCCTGCTCTATGGGCTTCCCGCCAAATGCCACATTCACGGTGCTGGTGTAGACGAGCCTTGGAACCCGCCGGCGGACACAGACTGCAGCGACAAGTGCACATATGCACGGACACAGACAGATGGTGTGAGCAAGGCATCAGCTGAGAGGACCTCCTTGGACAAACCACATTCTCTACCCAGTCTTCAACACACACCCTGACTCCAGGGCCCTCCCAGAATTCAGAGCTGCTATGGAGGAAAGGGTCTCCTCCCCTTCACTTGGGGTTTGGGTAGGCCCCCTGCTCTGTGAGCCCTGGGGACTAGGTCTGCTCATTCTTCCTCCTAGTGTGGCCTTTGTCCTGAGCTACCCTGCCAGGGACAAGTCAGAAGAAAGTCTCACTCCGTGGGGACAGAGAAAAAAGACACTCTAGAATCAGAGAAACACAGATGCAGGACAAGGCTGAACAGACTCAGAGGCCCCAGATGTGTGTTTTCTATTTGGTGCTTCAATGACTTTTCTTACTGCCCCATATCTCCTGGTCCCAAGTGCCCCCTCTGCTCCCTGTGCTCCCAGACACCCTGAGGCCCTGAAGCTCCTGTGCAGGGCCCCAGACAGATATGCACAGAGAAAGGGTACAGGACCCACAGACCCTTGGCTGGGGCAGGCAGGGTAAGACAAGAGGGTCCCATCTCTATGCCCCAGCCCTGCCCCCCAGGAGCTGGACCTGTGGCAGGACAGcggggaggaagaggaaacacACAGCAGACCACACTCCACTCTGAGAGCCTACCATTGATCACTAGTTTGGTGCCTCCAACATTTATAGACTCAATCTGCTCTTTTTGCAGCTAAAAGACAAGACAGGGGTGGGAAGTCATGGTGCTGCCTCCTGCCTTGTCACTGAGGCCAGAGGCTGGGCCCTCAGCTCTCTCATGTATAAAGTGAGGCTGACCTCTTAGATGTCAGCAGGGTTcttatttaaagatatttaggtgggaggatggtggtggtgggggatcTTAGTTCAGGACATGGCACAGAAGGGTGGGGGGCACACAaaacatgtctgtttttttgtctgAGAGATGAACTCTGTCAAACTGGCCATGCTGGGGTATGAAAAACAGAACTGGTCTGTGGAACAGgcatctcacttaattctcacatcACCACTAAGAGGTGAATACTAAACtgttgagggtttttttctttctttttttttttttttggtggttctggagtttgaactcagagccttgctctaccacttaagccacccacccacacctttttgctttagtttatttttcaggtagtgtcttgaggtttttgcctgggccagcctcaaactgagatcttcctacctctgtctcctaatgactaggatgacaggtgtgtgttaCCACACCCAGTCTAGGTGGTTTTTGTTTAATAGGTAATATACCAACAAGGTTAAGAATAATTCAGACAGCAAAAAGTGTGTGTAGTAAAAGGAAAGTTCCCTCCCACTCCTGATTCTAagtcttccttttccctccccagAGGCAACTACTGCTAACAGTTTTGTGTGTTTGTAGAGATAGTTATATTAATCTGTTAACTTTGGCATAGAAGCTTATGTGAGTATTTAAATACTTATCCtagcattttttaaagcaaagaggAGGATACCAAACACTATTTTGAACTTTGGAGATTGTTCTGTTATCAACGTATGAAGTCACTTCATTCTTTTGAACAATTTCCTTGTGTAGATACAAGATATAGTTAAATAGTCCCCAAGCCCCCTCCCCCACGTGGTTGGCAGAGcaagaattcaaaccccactctaACTCTAGGTGCATATGTAAGGGCCTTACCTTCTCAACCCCGGACATCCCATAGGAGGCCACGTGAAAGACACAGCCCACCCCATCGAAGGTGCGGTACAGGGCTTCTTCATCTCGGACATCAGCCTGGAACAGAGAAGatggagctgaggcaggaggttcaagTCGAAGGCACACTGACACACCAGCTCGTGCTGGGCCCCAAAGCCAGCCCTTCACCGGCCCAGGCCAAACACCTACATGGCCAGGATTTACTATATATTGACTCTGAGGGGTGTCATTGTGGTTGTCTGTCCCCACTCATCCAGCACTCTAGGATTCAGGGCTGGGCTGGGTGCTTCACATATACTTTCACATCATTTTCCCATCAGACCCTTAGTGGGTTTTAGTGGATCTTtgtcttttgctgttgttttgtggATGAAGaccctgaggctcagagaggtaggAACTTGTGACCATGGCTGTCCAGCTGAGAAGAATGGGAACTAGAGCTGGAGTTGAGGCTGGCTTTGTCACTGGTTTCATGCTGGACCTGGCCCTTGACCACCACCACTACCAGTCCCCAGGACCCCGTTCCTGCACCTGGATGAACTCAGTTCCAGGGGGTAGTTCCCACTGGGGTCTGCGGAGGTCAAGCAAGATGACAGAAGTGCCGCTCTTGGCCAGGCTGGAGCCCAGGCTAAAGCCAAGGTAGCCGCCTCCTCCTGTCACCAGAACCTTCTGTCTGGGAGCCTGTGCATGTCTGGCTTGAGTCTTCTGCTGCAGAACTGGTGCTGTGGTTGTGGCTGATTCACGGAGTTTGTGCCCAGGCCCAGGTAACGGAGCAGCTCTTGACCCAGGTCCCAGTCCAGCTTCTGGTCCAGATACTGACTCAGCTTCTGACATAGGTACTGACCTAGCTTCTGGACCAGGTCCTGATCCAGCTCCTGGTCTAGGTATTGACCCAGGTCCCGACCCAGATTCTGGTGCATGTACTGACCCAGCTCCTGACCCAGGTACTGACCCAGTTCCCAACCCAAGTACTGACTTAGCTTCTGGCCCAGATCCTGATCTAGCTCCTGATCTAGGTACTGACCCAGCTCCTAGTCCAGATGCTGACCCAGCTCCTGGCCCAGGTCCCAACCCAGGTACTGACACAGGTCCCACCTCAGCTCCTGGCCCAGGTACTGTCTTAGCTCCTGGCTCAGGTCCCAGAGTAGCACCAGGCCCTGAAACAGCACTAGGCCCTGGCCCAGACCCTGGAAAAACACTGGGTCCTGGCCCTGGTACTAGAATAGCACCAGGCCCTAAAACAGCAGCAGGTCCCAGACCAAGCCCTGACCCAGACCCTAAACCAGATCCTGGACTTGAGACCCCTCCGCAGGCCTGGCAGACAGGGCAGCTCTTTTCGCCCTGGCCTGCCGCTCTGCAGGGCTCTGGTGAGGAGCCTGAGGGTTTGGGCTTCATCTTCTACAGAGCCATACAGCCCAGAAGCTGTCCACCtgtggagaaaaacagaagagaaccTTCCAGAGTTGTCTAAGGTCACACAGATCAGCAGATCCCCAGGACTGAGAGGATCTCCAGATGGAAATCAGAGACCCTCTGAGCGCCCAGGGAACCTGGCCCTTTTAGAGCCCCCCCAAACTTCCAGGTGGTTGCAGATCCCACAGGGAGTCAGAGAAGGCAGTCAAGTTTTGGACTTTATAGCCGGGGAGGCTGGGGCCCAGTCATGCAAGACTGAGATTTGCTTGGCGTTTCTGATTTCCCAAGCCCAGTTCCATGTAGTACGGAGGGATCCATATCTAAGAGGAGCCTCACCAGTTGGGAGGTGAGTGCTTTCTGACTAGGAAGGTGAGAGGGCTTCctggagaggagggaaaagaggagagagaacaggaggaggagaagaattaCATGGGACCCAAAAGGGCTCAGCACCCTAGAAACTTGTACTTGATTCCAACATCTACACCTGCCCCAGTCTGACACCTGCTGCCTCTTCCTCTCCCAGACCACCCAGGAGAGCAAGTGGCTAACACCATACGGTCTGCAAAAACCACTTCCAGACTTCAGGATCAGGTCGATGAGCCCCAGGAATTCAGTACTGAAAATCCCATTCTCCTCACTCTAGAACTTGAGAGTCATCACTGTAGTAGCTGTCAGTCACTGTCACCATCATGGCCTCCAACTCATTCCACCTGAGGATGAGGTTGGTCAAGGGCCAGGTCATCATCATTATAAGGCAGGCCTACTGTGCACGGGATCTCACAGAGGTCAAGCAGAAGGTCACAGATATGTAAGTCTCTGCCCTGCATGGCACATATTGGCTACACAAAAGTGCaggtgtttgttgaatgactgacAAGCTCTGTCATTGTGCTGGGAGTGGCTATAGGGCAGGGACTCTGACAGTATTGTTAAGTCTCCTGTCACTGCCCTGCTTGCCAAAGTTCTGGGAGAAGAATATAGTCTTGCCTTGTGCAAGCACAAATACTCACCAGCTTAATGGGGGTGGGAATATATACCCAAGTCTTTACAGAAGATGAGCCTAATTTCCCCATGGAAGGGTGGGGAGgccaaagaacttttttttttttttctaccaagGCCCAAAGAACTTTATTTTGGTCTTTGGGACCAGAGCTGCCCTCCTACCCTGAGGAGATGTTTATTGTGGCACAGGCTGGGACCCAGCCTTGGCTACCCATTTGCTGGGTGTGCCCTTGGGCAAAATCCCAAAAAACCTCACTGCA is from Castor canadensis chromosome 17, mCasCan1.hap1v2, whole genome shotgun sequence and encodes:
- the Sdr42e2 gene encoding putative short-chain dehydrogenase/reductase family 42E member 2; the protein is MKPKPSGSSPEPCRAAGQGEKSCPVCQACGGVSSPGSGLGSGSGLGLGPAAVLGPGAILVPGPGPSVFPGSGPGPSAVSGPGATLGPEPGAKTVPGPGAEVGPVSVPGLGPGPGAGSASGLGAGSVPRSGARSGSGPEAKSVLGLGTGSVPGSGAGSVHAPESGSGPGSIPRPGAGSGPGPEARSVPMSEAESVSGPEAGLGPGSRAAPLPGPGHKLRESATTTAPVLQQKTQARHAQAPRQKVLVTGGGGYLGFSLGSSLAKSGTSVILLDLRRPQWELPPGTEFIQADVRDEEALYRTFDGVGCVFHVASYGMSGVEKLQKEQIESINVGGTKLVINVCVRRRVPRLVYTSTVNVAFGGKPIEQGDEDSVPYLPLDKHMDHYSRTKAIADQLTLMANGTPLPGGGILRTCVLRPPGIYGPEEQRHLPRVASHIKRRLLMFRFGDRRTRMNWVHVCNLVQAHVLAAEALTAAKGYVASGQAYYINDGENVNVFEWMAPLFEKLGYSQPWIQVPTSLVYLTAVVMEYLHLALRPVCSVQPLLTRSEVHSVAVTHTFQIAKARAQLGYAPDKFSFADAVERYVQSTTPQPRGAPARTFLRLLLGLLLLLCLLGLALHLLSLRPLQAAMQRL